The Gemmatimonadota bacterium genome window below encodes:
- a CDS encoding ABC transporter ATP-binding protein, whose amino-acid sequence MMIDVRDMWKRYPGAWALRGVSFQVERGRVQGVLGENGSGKSTLFRILAGLTRPSRGSAEVMGQEVSVKTRQHVAYLTEVNPFYDWMKVMEQVEFLARFYPMWDMDKARSLLSFMGLDGDKKVGALSRGQQGRLKVVCAFSWPSDLVLMDEPLSGIDPPSRKRIVEALFSEFRFGEQTILISTHLVHEVGEFIEDVMFMKEGEIALSGNADALREERGESLSEMFEMVAM is encoded by the coding sequence ATGATGATCGATGTTCGAGACATGTGGAAGCGATATCCGGGCGCGTGGGCACTGCGCGGTGTTTCTTTTCAGGTTGAGCGCGGGCGCGTGCAAGGTGTGTTGGGCGAGAACGGGAGTGGGAAGAGTACTTTGTTCCGCATTCTGGCTGGTTTGACCCGTCCGTCGCGGGGATCCGCCGAGGTGATGGGGCAAGAGGTGAGTGTGAAGACCCGACAGCATGTGGCTTATTTGACGGAGGTCAATCCGTTTTACGATTGGATGAAGGTGATGGAGCAGGTCGAATTTTTGGCGCGCTTTTATCCGATGTGGGATATGGATAAGGCGCGCAGTTTGCTGAGTTTTATGGGGCTGGATGGCGATAAGAAGGTGGGTGCGCTTTCGCGGGGGCAACAGGGACGGCTCAAGGTGGTGTGCGCGTTTTCCTGGCCGAGTGATCTTGTTTTGATGGATGAGCCGCTGTCCGGCATTGATCCCCCGTCGCGCAAACGCATTGTGGAAGCGTTGTTTAGCGAGTTTCGATTTGGGGAGCAGACAATTTTGATTTCGACGCATCTGGTCCACGAAGTGGGCGAGTTTATCGAGGATGTGATGTTTATGAAAGAGGGCGAGATCGCGCTTTCTGGCAATGCAGATGCGCTGAGAGAAGAACGCGGGGAGTCGCTTTCGGAGATGTTTGAGATGGTGGCGATGTAG
- a CDS encoding GntR family transcriptional regulator, translating to MPPYEFDPNAPIYLQIIGEIKKRSVRGVYSPGSKLPSVRDMAKEMGVNPNTMARAYAELEREGFVFTRRGQGSFVTEDGKKIEDEKRALAHSAAARFVVEVGELDLSSEQIADLLRKIEEDLT from the coding sequence ATGCCACCTTATGAGTTTGATCCGAATGCACCTATTTATCTACAAATTATCGGCGAGATCAAAAAGCGTTCGGTGCGCGGGGTTTATTCGCCGGGGTCAAAGTTGCCTTCTGTGCGGGATATGGCGAAGGAAATGGGCGTGAATCCCAATACGATGGCGCGGGCTTATGCAGAGCTTGAGCGAGAGGGGTTTGTTTTTACGCGGCGTGGGCAGGGTTCGTTTGTGACAGAGGATGGGAAAAAGATTGAGGATGAGAAGCGGGCGTTGGCACATAGCGCTGCTGCGCGGTTTGTTGTAGAGGTTGGCGAATTGGATCTTTCCAGCGAGCAAATTGCCGATTTGTTGCGCAAGATAGAGGAGGATTTGACATGA